CTCTAAACGTACTCGGTTCCATATACCCATTCATCATACTTTTACCAATTAGGATTAAAGTGACCAATTCCAATATAGATAATATAAAAAACGCGATAGCAAGCACTCTTTTCAAAATGTACACCTACTTTCCAGATGCAAAGCAAAGAGCTTCCTTTGTTTTCTCTGCATCATATATCCTTTATTTGGATGATGTCATCTTGTAAGCGTAACATAGATAAATCAAACATTTAACCCAAATGATCAATTAAAAAAACATCTTACTCTGATGAATCATCCTCCAATTGAGTGGCTAACTCGTCCAATATCTCTTCCGTTCGTTGAATAAGCTTTTCGAAGTTGTTCGGTTCTAGTGGCTGGTCATATGGGTAATCCGCTTGGGATGACATATGTTGCATCGTGCCGATGAACAAGGCAATATCCAATCCAGTTTCAGTGTCCGTATGCACTAAAGGTAAGATTTCGTTCATGGTGATTTCCTTGGGTGGATGCATTGAATGATACTTATGGATATAAAGCGCTTTAATCATGGAGGCTAGAGCCCAATCACATAGAATTAGACAGGCTTTAAACTGATTGTGATTACACATGATGACGGCAAGTTTCAAATGATACTTAGCATGTTGGTGATAGTCCATTATTGTAGTACGTAGCATATGGTAAGCAGGAATGTGTTTGGACCTAGGTTGTGTGGAGATATCATGGTCTTGCAAACGTGGGGTAAAATCTACTTGGTGATTACAATGTGCTTCGGTTATGGACCAATTTCTTGCCATTGTCATCCCTCCAAAGAGTTAATACCAGTATTATACAATAAATACATACTCAAAGATATAATTAAACAAAATTATACGATTCAAGTAGTCATGTTTAGCCCCCGAAATCTTGTCTACACTTTTACATAGAGGGGGTGCGTATGGTGGAAGACAGAGAAATTTTAAATTTAGTCGGCGCTCGAATCAAGGTTTTAAGGAAAGAAAAGGGACTATCCCAAGAGGCACTTGGAGAAAAAGGTGGATTTCATTTTACATACATTGGACAAGTGGAACGTGGAGAAAAGAATGTATCTTTAATTAATCTCGCTAAAATTGCTGAGGCATTGGGAGTGAATATAACGCAATTATTTGCTTATGTGAATAAAGAAATGAAGTTCATGGAGTCAGAAACTTTGATTCAGGAGATCGTAAGTATATTAAAAGATATGCCAATTGAAAATATACTACTATCTAAAAATATTATTATTGAAATCCTAAAAATGCATGGTGATAAAAAATCCGAATAAAATTTGAAAATTGCACTGTCATCATTACTAATTTTTTCTTAAGGAGATAACTTTGCATGCCTCTTATACTTTCTCAAAGGATAAACTTTGATTCCAACTATCAAGATATTCCTTTTAAGGTATATCACTATCCAAAAAAATATAGAAGCAAAATTAAATCAGGAGATATTTTCATTTATCATCAGGGTGACAAAAAAAATCCAACTAATAGATTCTATTATGGATATGGTGTAGTAGGACAAATATCATCCATGGATGGTGAAAATTATTTTGCGGAAATAATAGGCGGTACGCCTTTCCCCTACAAAGTACCACTAAAGTATGAGACATCACAATATTATGAAAATTTTGGAGATGGCTATAATGAACGCAAAAAACCTGACTGGCAAAATGCTATTAGATTTATTTCGCATGATGCATTTAATTTAATTATTGAAGCAGCTTATGTAAGTGATATACAGTCCCTATACGATATTTCAAATATCGAATCTATTAGTGAACCTCTAATGTTAATTTCAAAATTAAACAAGATTTATTCTAATTATAATTTCGAAATGAGAAACAAAATTGTAAGTGAACATTTAGACCGTGGCACTTCTGTAACGAATGCTTTAAAGAAAATATTGGGACCTAACTGTCAGATATGTGGAGAACCCGGATTCGAAAAAAAGGATGGGACAAGATATATAGAAGCACATCATCTTATCCAACTATCCCAAAAAAAATTAGCTTCTTTATGTTCTGATAACATTATTTTACTATGTTCAAACTGCCATAAAGAAATTCATCACGGAAAGCATTTCAGTCATTCAGCAGATGAAACAAAATTATATATTGAACTAGGGACCAAAAGAGTCAGTATACAAAAAAATACTATTGATTATCTTAAGAAACTTGAACAATGTCAGGCTCTAGTACCATCATAATGTCATCTCACTCACCACATAATATTAGAACGAAATCTACACCTCTGAGTATAAAAAATCCCAAAACGGCCCCATTTTTAATGGGGCCGTTTTGGGATTAAACATCTAAACAGTAGATTTATATACTTTCTTCTTCTGTCCTAAATCTACATTTATTACAGCTGCAATTTGTTTGGCAATATCCTTCACTAATGGAACAACAACTGAATTACCAAATTGTCTGTACGCTTGAGTATCAGATACGACTATTTTAAATTCTTCCGGATATCCTTGCAGTCTGGCACATTCCCTTGGTGTCAGTCGCCTTGGATTCCCACCATTAATACTGGGAATAAGGATTTCAGAACCATCCTTGTGATATCGTGCACTTAATGTTCTTGCTATTCCGTCAAGATCAGTTAAACCAAAACCAAATCCGTTCCCTTTAAGCCTATGCTTCTCAGCGTAATCCTGAAGATATTGCCATAGTTTGTCGGACAATGTATATTTATCTTCGACTGTTTGATCGAGTATGGACTTAAAAGGGAGTATTTCACCGTTAGGTATCGGAAAGTTGAATGTTTCCTTACCCTTAAATATATTTCTATCAAATCCCACGATAAAAATACGTTCTCTATGTTGTGGGACATAATACTTACCATCCAGTACGGTGATATGCAAATTGTAATCAAGTTCTTCCAATGTGGACCGAATGATCTCAAAAGTTTTGCCCTTATCATGCGATCTCAAATTCTTTACATTTTCCAGCAAAAAGGCTTTTGGGCGCTTTTCTTTTATAATTCTGGCAACATCAAAAAACAAAGTCCCCTGTGTTTTATCCAAAAATCCATGTTCTTTCCCCAAGCTGGTTTTTTTAGAGACTCCGGCCAAAGAGAATGGCTGACAAGGAAATCCTGCAACGAGAATGTCATGATCTGGTATTTCTTGTGATTGGATTTTTGTGATATCACCTTTCGGCAGTTCTCCAAAATTGCTGAAATATGTTTTCTGTGCGTATTTGTCCCACTCCGAAGAAAAAACGCAATGTCCGTTGACGGATTCAAAGGCGATTCTCATTCCCCCTATTCCAGCAAACAAATCAATGAATCTAAAGTCTGCATTTTCAGCTCTATAAGTCGCTTCCGTTTCTTTAAGAACCTGCGAGGTAGCTCCCATAACAAAATCCTGAATCGAGACCCCTTGTATTTCTGAATACTGTTTTATTTTTGAATGTAATTCTTCATTCAACTTTATATGAATCTGTTTCAATCGGATCCCTCCGGGTCAAGTTATATACCCATATTAACCCTTGTTAATTAATTTGGCAAACAAATATTCGCATTTCATGATTTTTTAATTGAATTAAACCATAATTCAATGTCCTCGCTCATTTTTGAGAGTTCCACATGAAAAGGATAGTTCTCACTCACGGTTTCTGGAACCACTGACCAATCAATCTTTTCCCATGTTTGACCCAGTTCTTCAATAGCTTTGGACAGTGCGTATACCTTTTCCAATAATTCTTCCTTCAACACTTTCTCCTCCTTGCATCGACTATATAGTTATAAATTTTATTAATAGTTATATCATAATCGGTTTTGAATTCGTGCTCCCAAACACGAAGAATATTCCAATCATTTTTTAAATAAAATTCATTCACAGCCTGATCCCTTTTTTTATTTCCTTCCAGTTTATTAGCCCAAAATTCTGCATTGTTCTTTGGTCTGTTCGCGTGGATTGAACAACCATGCCAAAAACAGGAATCAATAAAAATCACAACTTTATATTTTCTAATTGAAATATCCGGTCTTCCCATTAACACTTTTGTATTTCTTCTAAAACGTAGACCTTTCCTCCAAAGACTGCTTGCCACCCTATTTTCCAGCTTGGAAACGGACTTGATAGAACTCATCATTTTGCTTCGGGTCTCTTTCGATACAATATCACTCATAATATCACCCCCACACATGGATTAATACCCAAAAAAGGACAGTATCACATCGAGTGATTACTGCCCAACATTAATTTATTTATTTTTCACATGGGTAATAAATGATTCCAAACTCATTAATTTATCCCTATATTTTTTCGGAAAACTTGTGATGTAAGATTTGGGAACTACAAGCCTCACCTTATAATCATACATTTCCTTTAACTGGTTCTCAGAAATGCCTTGTTGAAGTGTGAAAAGATGTTTCTCTTCAATTCTGTCAGCTTCATTAAGTACCTGTCTCCAACGATCCTTGCAAGTGGTTTTAGCAGCAAGGAAAGTAAGTTTATCACTACTGACCGAAGAATTATGGTAGTCAATCGATCCAGGGAACAAAAAGTCAGGCTTTTTTCTACCTTCAGTAACAGCCTGTTCTTCAAAATTCAATTGGTGATCCTTAAATATCCTGCTCAGATGATTTTCAAGAGATTTCCCTGCCCTGCTTTTCCTTCTGTTTAACAGCGTATTGGCACATCCCACCAATTCTTCTACAGAATTGAACGGTGTAGAGATTCTTTCTCTATATCTGGAACTTTCAATAGCACGGAACAATGAATACTCAGTTTCTACCCAATTCAACAACAATTTATCAGGATCATTTTTCCTAATATTATAGAATACTCCACTTATCTCTCTGGCTTTTCTAGAGATTTCTTTTGTATCAGGGAAATCCACAGTAAGTTCTTCTAAATATTTTTGAAAGAGTTCATCAATGGAAGGCTCGGTAGAAATGTCACCCTTTTCAATTATAGAATTTGTTTGGGTCACATCCATACCTATTTCAAGAAAGAATTCCTCAATTTCTTCATCGCCACTTAAAATATACGCATTATAAAAAGTTTCTTCCATTTGTATCAGAACAAAAAGATCTCCAACATGTTCCTCGTTTAAAAAGGGAAAACCTCTTCCGAATCTAGTGATTCTATATTCATTCCTGCTACCCTGACCATAATAAATAAATCTGCTCTCAGTCTCAAAATCTTGTTGCCACTTGATTGTGACTCGTTTTTCCTTGTTCTCTCCTTTAGAACCTGGGCTATCAAAAAGAATGCGCCAAGCATTCTTTGCTATGTAAAAGCCTGATTGATGTGACCCTGTAGAACCAGCATCGTTAGCTGAAATAAATTTGACAAATGATAATTCATTACTAAGGCAATCTTTAATCGCATCCTGTAACACTGTCAAACAATTCCCCTCCACTTCCTATAATCAGTAAAATTTATTCTTGCTTCGTTCTTTCACAAACTATTTTCAATTTTGATTCTTCATGCAAGAGGGTAATCGTATCCCCTGCTTTTATATTAAACTGCTCGAAGTACTTGTTCATGGGTGTTAATCTATATTCATCTCTTTCCCCTTTCTCTGTAAAATATTTGTTATTGTAATGAATAAAATCAAAACTCCATACTTCTCCGCATTCATCTTCAAAATTAAGAGTAACACGCGGATTTTTCTTATCCTCTGACAATTTAGGAAAAAAATTTACTTGATTTTTTAAAATATACATACCTGCCTGATGTGCCCTAGTCTCACTAACATCGTTTTTGCTCAAAACTTTTGTTATAATTCTCATGATTATATTCTCCTTTTACGTTAAGTAAGAAATAATTCGGTCACCCGACATAGAATCTTTATTTCCCACATTCTGATTATAAGCTTCTCGCTAAAGCTCCTCAATTATGCAATACTTTTGCTAGTCAGATAGTCAGATTCTGTAATGGGAATCCTCAGAATTCTTATTTATCTTCTTCCTGTAACTGATATAATCTGCAGTTAATTCTTTCATAACCCTGTCCATCGCAATATATAGAACCCCCGATCCACCCAATACAAACAGGGATTCATTAAAATCTTCTGGACCAGTAACCCGAGACAGTGCTTCATATCTTATAAAGAGTTCATACGTCACATAAACAAACATAAGGAAATATAGGCATATTCTTCGTATAAGAACTTCTTCAGAATTCATATTCACAGTGAATATCTTCTTGTAATATACCCAATAGTTACCATAAAACGGAATTAAGAATAATCCCAAAAAGTACATATTATATGACCAGGAAAGCTGTGTTAGAAAAACAAGAGGAAAATATAATATAAATATGGACTTGACTAAGTCAGGAATTTGTTTAAATAATAGATTCACTCTGTTAATAAAATAAATCCTATTATTTTTTTTGTTTAAATCTGTCATAACCTTTAATTTAAAGTTTATCCATTCTATTACAATAAATTTATATTCAGGATGTACTTTTTTGTATTCTTCAATATATGTCGTAGTAGGGAGAACCCAAAATATAAAAATCAGAGTCATAAACGACCAATAATTAATAAAAGGTTGGTTTTGAAAGCCTATAGTTATTAAAAGATAAACATTTGCACAAAAATAAACAATGGGGACCAATATTCCTGTTACTTGAACAGCCATTACGAACCACTTGTGATCAAAACGATCCATCGTTCTTTTTCCTATCCATTTCCCCAAAGGCTCCATCCATTTAGAGAAAGCGTAATTTAACCCAAACCAAATGGCAACCATTAATAAAATGGTTAACGATATAATCAAAAAATTGAGCCATAAATTCAAAGCCTTTCCCCCTCAGCAATTTTTATTTCAGTTAACTTGTTTGTATAATAGCAAATCCATACGACAACATAATGCCAGCGAACGTAAGTTCGTATAATTAAAAGGCGTGCCATAATATGCACGCCTTTTTGGTTAGTAAATCTGGTTCCATTTATTTAGTTTTTCCTTCAATTGTTCACGAACCGCCTGTGGTTCCAGTACTTCTGCATCTGGTCCATATCTTAGCAACCACTTGATAAATTCCTTATCATTGTTGACGGTTACCTCAAAAATAATGCTGCCATCACTCTCATCGGTTATTCTTGGATGTACAAATAGTTCTTTTTCCTTGACATACCTAGCAACATCTTCTTTAAACCTGACCTTGAATCTTGTATTTTTATCTCCTCTTTCAATCGACCAAGTGTTTTTAAAGTATTGTCTGATGCTGAAGTGATTCTTTTCAAAAGTCTGATCTGTAATGTCCACTTTGAGAAATCGACTGATCCGAAATGTACGAATTTCCTTTTTCATGTGACAATATCCTATCAGATAAAATTTCTGATCTCTGGGCACAAGAAAATAAGGATCAATCCGGCGGGCTGTCGTCTCATCCCGATATTGAGTATGGTACACTGTCTCAATTGAACGCAACTCTATCGTAGCTTGAATAATGTTTTCCAAAAAATTGTTGCTCTCCTTTTGATAAGAGGGGATACCCATTTGGATAATATCAGCTATATTATGTATGATATTGTTTTGTTGTCGTTTTTCCTTAAAATGAGCAGAAATAACTTTGTCATAAGCAGATTCAAATCCAGAGGGGAGTTTGTCCTTATTAATAAAAGAAGGCAGTAATAAGAATGCAAGCGCCTCTTGCTCGTTGAAATCAAGTGGGAATATATTGAAGTTCCCTTCAAATCTATAGCCCGTATTTTTCCCCTCATTCAGAATCGGTACAACCGTAGTAAGCAGCTCCAAATCTCTGTAAATGGTGCGTGGATTGACCTCACATTTTTCTGCGAGCATGTTGGCTGTAATTCCGGGATTCGCCTGGATAGCTATAATCATTTTCATTAATCTAATGATTTTTTCTTTCATGGCTACCTCATTTCAAAAGCACAAATTCAATATTTTTTTTCTTCTTATTCCTAACCTTTTCTCACTTGTTTCAAAAGAACTAGAGTAGGCATTTAGTCAAACGATACTATCTCATTAATTTTAATGGCTTCATGGAAATATCCTAAACCATGTGTGGTAAGTTCACTAGCTCTTCTGGATATGCAATAATGCTATACACTTCTCTATTATTATCGTCAAATACATTAAAAGTTTTGATTAAATGAACAAAAATATCCCTGATAAGAATTTTATCTTATCAAGGGAACTTAATTTCAGTTTTTATAGGTACATTAAAACTTTAAATTTAATTCTTATTTCCATTCATATTCATATCTTATTTATCATTATTTTGGTCTTGGTAACTAGCAGATCCCTCCTTGATATGTACTTTGAGTATTCCTGAATCTACTTTATCAAGATGCCACCACCAACTGTTAATAGGTAGGTCTCTATTCTCTTCCCCAGCAGTAATCAATAATTTTTCATCATCTATTTCCAATAATCTCAAAATCAACTCATCTACCTGATTTATCTTTTCTTCAAGAGATTTATTTATAGATTGAACTTTTAGATCTTCTCTCATCTCAAAAAGGTTCTTAAATAAGTCTAAGTATTGCAGCTCCTCACCATCCCATCCACCCTCTTCTTCAATACACTCTATTCCACCGATAAGCTCTTCGTTTAAACATTGGATAATATCTTCGATTACTTCATCATTAATTAGTCTAGAGTCATAAAATTGTTGAGTGTTTTTAAATTTCAGATTCTCTATCTCATCATTAACAAATAATCCACTATCACCATGATATATAAACACATCTTTGCTTTTATCAAGGATCGAGTAAATCTCTTTACAAAAAGATAACGCCAAGAAGGTAGCATTTCGATCCTTACTAGGTTGTATAAATAATGCAGTTTTCAGATTAGTATTAATAACCTTATCCCCAGAAATATCAAACCACATATTCCTTATCTCATCAGCATCTTCAAGAATATAATAGTTAACCCATATCCAACTGTTAGATCTTTCTATTCCCCAAGAGGATATTTGATCTTTGGCACCAAACTCAGATAGCACACTGTTTAATTTTTCAATACTAAGTTCTTCTTCCATGTACATTACTATATTGGATTGTGACATTATCTTTTTTCTCCTTTTAGGGTATTAATTAATTCTTCTGGAGATGTTACAATTTCAACACCAATTGAACTTATATTTTTTGCTTTCACAGTATCAATACCATTTGGGGCATATAAAATAACTCCTTTATGATCAGGATTTATATGTGGCTGCTTAACATCGCCTTCAAAGTATTTAAAAAAATCACTTATTGATTTTGATTTACCTCCAGTAGCATTGAAACATTCAATAATATAATTCGATGTTCCCAGATCAATCTCCCCTATCCTACCACCTAATTCCTTAGCATTATATGTTGTACCAGCCTCTGTTATTTTTATTTTATTATCAAGTAATAACTTAGCAGTATCAGCTTCCAGTCTAAAACCTTCCCTACCGGATTTTGATCCTTCTTTTAAATTTTTTAGAATCTTTTTTAATGTGTCCTCACTTGCAAGTCCTGAACTTATAAGTTCATCGGAATTCACTCCAATGTACTCAGATATCTTTTTTTGTTGGATTTCAGTAAGTTTTAAATTCTCGTTATACTTAAAAATCCCACCATGCTCCGGCTTAGCTCCACCCGCTCCACCCAGATCGGTATGCTTATCATCCATCGAACGAAAAGCTTTACCAAACAAAACATACGCCAAAGCCTGACCTGTCATCGCCCCACCGTAATACCCTGCACCATTCTCATCGATCTGCTTCTTCTGCTCTTCTACAAATTGCCCTATATCCGACCTCGCTGTTCCCGTACCCCAAGCAGTATCCCATGCAAACTGAATACCACGCCCAACGTCTACAACTTTGCCCACTGTCATGGCATATGCCACACTGCTTAATGTACTGAATGGGTTCTCGAAGAAAGCTTCTGCCGTCTGCCCCATTCCCGTTATTGTTTCTCCTACTGATTTATCAAGCAGCCCTACAGCGAAATTTCGCTTTAGTTCTTCTGGAATGTACAGCGCAACCTCGCCGGAGCCGTCCGTTGTTCTGAAGTTCTTCGCTATAAACGTAAACTCTTTCTGGATTTCGTCCAACAGCCCGAGTGTAGTCGGGAACACTTCTTTCACCTGCATAAAATCCCAGAAGAAACGCTCTCCTGTCACACCCGACCAATCGGATTGCAACATATAGATGGATTTCTCTAGTTCCCAGACCATTCGCTCCAGTTCCTGTTTCTTCTGCTGGACCAACCGGGCCTTTTCCTCCAATAGATCGGGATGTACCTCGATTCTCTGCATTTCCTTATCACCCGCCAACCTGACCCTAGTTTATGTACCTAAATTTTAACAAGTTAGAAGGAAGATTGGAATCAAACGGAAGGATCATTTCCTCAGAGGTTATCCGGTAGTTGGGCAACATCCTTGAGTAACTATTTTTGCACATTAATGCATGGATGAATGCAGTTGAGTCGACTGGGTATCTTGTACAAAAAGAACGACTTCTATCTCAGATAGAAGTCGCACAAGATAACGATACAGTAGGATTAAATCTTCTTTCTTCTTTAAGACACTACGAATTGTAAAACAACTGGAATTCCATCGTTCAGCGCATCTCCACCGGGAATTGTAATTGTAGTAGTCGTAGCCGAGGATGTATCTGCTGTCTGCATAATGCCGTTAATATAAAGATTGTAATAGTTGAACGTGCCTGGAAATGCCGTTGCAGCTACACCCGCGTCATTTGTAAAAGCTGTCGCGGCAATCG
The nucleotide sequence above comes from Paenibacillus sp. W2I17. Encoded proteins:
- a CDS encoding HEPN domain-containing protein, encoding MARNWSITEAHCNHQVDFTPRLQDHDISTQPRSKHIPAYHMLRTTIMDYHQHAKYHLKLAVIMCNHNQFKACLILCDWALASMIKALYIHKYHSMHPPKEITMNEILPLVHTDTETGLDIALFIGTMQHMSSQADYPYDQPLEPNNFEKLIQRTEEILDELATQLEDDSSE
- a CDS encoding helix-turn-helix domain-containing protein is translated as MEDREILNLVGARIKVLRKEKGLSQEALGEKGGFHFTYIGQVERGEKNVSLINLAKIAEALGVNITQLFAYVNKEMKFMESETLIQEIVSILKDMPIENILLSKNIIIEILKMHGDKKSE
- a CDS encoding HNH endonuclease codes for the protein MPLILSQRINFDSNYQDIPFKVYHYPKKYRSKIKSGDIFIYHQGDKKNPTNRFYYGYGVVGQISSMDGENYFAEIIGGTPFPYKVPLKYETSQYYENFGDGYNERKKPDWQNAIRFISHDAFNLIIEAAYVSDIQSLYDISNIESISEPLMLISKLNKIYSNYNFEMRNKIVSEHLDRGTSVTNALKKILGPNCQICGEPGFEKKDGTRYIEAHHLIQLSQKKLASLCSDNIILLCSNCHKEIHHGKHFSHSADETKLYIELGTKRVSIQKNTIDYLKKLEQCQALVPS
- the dcm gene encoding DNA (cytosine-5-)-methyltransferase, whose translation is MKQIHIKLNEELHSKIKQYSEIQGVSIQDFVMGATSQVLKETEATYRAENADFRFIDLFAGIGGMRIAFESVNGHCVFSSEWDKYAQKTYFSNFGELPKGDITKIQSQEIPDHDILVAGFPCQPFSLAGVSKKTSLGKEHGFLDKTQGTLFFDVARIIKEKRPKAFLLENVKNLRSHDKGKTFEIIRSTLEELDYNLHITVLDGKYYVPQHRERIFIVGFDRNIFKGKETFNFPIPNGEILPFKSILDQTVEDKYTLSDKLWQYLQDYAEKHRLKGNGFGFGLTDLDGIARTLSARYHKDGSEILIPSINGGNPRRLTPRECARLQGYPEEFKIVVSDTQAYRQFGNSVVVPLVKDIAKQIAAVINVDLGQKKKVYKSTV
- a CDS encoding very short patch repair endonuclease; this translates as MSDIVSKETRSKMMSSIKSVSKLENRVASSLWRKGLRFRRNTKVLMGRPDISIRKYKVVIFIDSCFWHGCSIHANRPKNNAEFWANKLEGNKKRDQAVNEFYLKNDWNILRVWEHEFKTDYDITINKIYNYIVDARRRKC
- a CDS encoding type II restriction endonuclease, producing MLQDAIKDCLSNELSFVKFISANDAGSTGSHQSGFYIAKNAWRILFDSPGSKGENKEKRVTIKWQQDFETESRFIYYGQGSRNEYRITRFGRGFPFLNEEHVGDLFVLIQMEETFYNAYILSGDEEIEEFFLEIGMDVTQTNSIIEKGDISTEPSIDELFQKYLEELTVDFPDTKEISRKAREISGVFYNIRKNDPDKLLLNWVETEYSLFRAIESSRYRERISTPFNSVEELVGCANTLLNRRKSRAGKSLENHLSRIFKDHQLNFEEQAVTEGRKKPDFLFPGSIDYHNSSVSSDKLTFLAAKTTCKDRWRQVLNEADRIEEKHLFTLQQGISENQLKEMYDYKVRLVVPKSYITSFPKKYRDKLMSLESFITHVKNK
- a CDS encoding EcoRII N-terminal effector-binding domain-containing protein, whose amino-acid sequence is MRIITKVLSKNDVSETRAHQAGMYILKNQVNFFPKLSEDKKNPRVTLNFEDECGEVWSFDFIHYNNKYFTEKGERDEYRLTPMNKYFEQFNIKAGDTITLLHEESKLKIVCERTKQE
- a CDS encoding YafY family protein, which encodes MKEKIIRLMKMIIAIQANPGITANMLAEKCEVNPRTIYRDLELLTTVVPILNEGKNTGYRFEGNFNIFPLDFNEQEALAFLLLPSFINKDKLPSGFESAYDKVISAHFKEKRQQNNIIHNIADIIQMGIPSYQKESNNFLENIIQATIELRSIETVYHTQYRDETTARRIDPYFLVPRDQKFYLIGYCHMKKEIRTFRISRFLKVDITDQTFEKNHFSIRQYFKNTWSIERGDKNTRFKVRFKEDVARYVKEKELFVHPRITDESDGSIIFEVTVNNDKEFIKWLLRYGPDAEVLEPQAVREQLKEKLNKWNQIY
- a CDS encoding WXG100 family type VII secretion target translates to MQRIEVHPDLLEEKARLVQQKKQELERMVWELEKSIYMLQSDWSGVTGERFFWDFMQVKEVFPTTLGLLDEIQKEFTFIAKNFRTTDGSGEVALYIPEELKRNFAVGLLDKSVGETITGMGQTAEAFFENPFSTLSSVAYAMTVGKVVDVGRGIQFAWDTAWGTGTARSDIGQFVEEQKKQIDENGAGYYGGAMTGQALAYVLFGKAFRSMDDKHTDLGGAGGAKPEHGGIFKYNENLKLTEIQQKKISEYIGVNSDELISSGLASEDTLKKILKNLKEGSKSGREGFRLEADTAKLLLDNKIKITEAGTTYNAKELGGRIGEIDLGTSNYIIECFNATGGKSKSISDFFKYFEGDVKQPHINPDHKGVILYAPNGIDTVKAKNISSIGVEIVTSPEELINTLKGEKR
- a CDS encoding DUF4183 domain-containing protein; this translates as MPLVTPFQNSLRFAATIGDGTGTGATFAIAATAFTNDAGVAATAFPGTFNYYNLYINGIMQTADTSSATTTTITIPGGDALNDGIPVVLQFVVS